In Sphingomonas oryzagri, one genomic interval encodes:
- a CDS encoding replication protein A, producing MAAASLFEIATGVQHKAQRSFQFVRRHSYYANDRRALSMWKPLDLQAASISQRLRAAEEYERLNREPGKRNGPLGHIAIEVLRAMYRVVCRKTGRLEPSIAYLEEKLHRSRAAIVRALDALKRHGFLDWVRRSEPIEDAGQGPQVKQITNAYALLIPHKAMQFIKHMAKAAPLPVDDEDRRKAAKAEHEAMLASLPTQELPAQLVDDRTLSEVLSSLGASLSVSDASSPKSLNPTRKVQE from the coding sequence ATGGCCGCAGCCTCCCTCTTCGAAATCGCAACCGGCGTGCAGCATAAGGCGCAACGCAGCTTCCAGTTCGTGCGCCGGCACAGCTATTACGCCAACGATCGCCGCGCCCTGTCCATGTGGAAGCCGCTCGACCTGCAGGCGGCCTCGATCAGCCAACGCCTGCGCGCGGCCGAGGAATATGAGCGGCTGAATCGCGAGCCGGGCAAGCGCAACGGGCCGCTCGGGCACATCGCGATCGAGGTGCTGCGCGCGATGTATCGCGTCGTCTGCCGCAAGACGGGACGGCTGGAGCCGTCGATCGCCTACCTCGAGGAGAAGCTGCACCGCTCGCGCGCCGCGATCGTGCGCGCGCTTGATGCGCTGAAGCGGCACGGCTTCCTCGATTGGGTTCGCCGCAGCGAGCCGATCGAGGATGCGGGCCAAGGCCCGCAGGTGAAACAGATCACCAACGCCTACGCGCTGCTCATCCCGCACAAGGCGATGCAGTTTATCAAGCACATGGCCAAGGCCGCGCCGCTGCCCGTGGACGACGAGGACCGGCGCAAGGCAGCTAAGGCCGAGCATGAGGCGATGCTCGCGTCCCTGCCCACCCAGGAGCTGCCTGCGCAGCTCGTAGACGACCGCACATTGTCGGAGGTTCTTTCGAGCCTAGGCGCCTCTCTCTCTGTGTCTGACGCGAGTTCACCGAAGAGCCTCAATCCGACCCGAAAGGTTCAAGAATAA